The following are encoded together in the Salvia hispanica cultivar TCC Black 2014 chromosome 6, UniMelb_Shisp_WGS_1.0, whole genome shotgun sequence genome:
- the LOC125194934 gene encoding V-type proton ATPase subunit B2-like, with product MGAENNVDMEEGTLEIGMEYRTVSGVAGPLVILDKVKGPKYQEIVNIRLGDGTTRRGQVLEVDGEKAVVQVFEGTSGIDNKYTTVQFTGEVLKTPVSLDMLGRIFNGSGKPIDNGPPILPEAYLDISGSSINPSERTYPEEMIQTGISTIDVMNSIARGQKIPLFSAAGLPHNEIAAQICRQAGLVKRLEKVSAAREEVPGRRGYPGYMYTDLATIYERAGRIEGRKGSITQIPILTMPNDDITHPTPDLTGYITEGQIYIDRQLYNRQIYPPINVLPSLSRLMKSAIGEGMTRRDHSDVSNQLYANYAIGKDVQAMKAVVGEEALSSEDLLYLEFLDKFEKKFVAQGAYDTRNIFQSLDLAWTLLRIFPRELLHRIPAKTLDQYYSRDASN from the exons ATGGGTGCTGAAAATAATGTTGATATGGAGGAGGGAACTCTGGAGATTGGAATGG AATACAGAACTGTATCTGGAGTTGCTGGACCTCTTGTCATCCTCGACAAAGTGAAG GGACCCAAGTACCAGGAAATTGTTAACATTCGTCTAGGAGATGGAACAACTCGACGCGGGCAAGTATTAGAGGTTGATGGAGAGAAGGCTGTTGTTCAG GTTTTTGAAGGAACTTCTGGAATTGATAACAAATATACAACAGTCCAGTTTACCGGCGAG GTTCTAAAGACACCAGTCTCGTTGGACATGCTTGGCCGTATCTTTAATGGTTCTGGGAAACCCATTGACAATGGCCCTCCTATTCTTCCTGAGGCTTACTTGGATATATCTG GGAGTTCAATCAATCCTAGTGAGAGAACTTATCCTGAAGAAATGATTCAGACTGGAATTTCCACTATTGATGTCATGAACTCAATTGCTCGTGGACAGAAAATTCCTCTTTTTTCTGCTGCTGGTCTTCCCCACAATGAAATTGCTGCTCAGATCTGTCGCCAGGCTGGTCTCGTCAAACGATTGGAGAAA GTGTCTGCTGCTCGAGAGGAAGTGCCTGGAAGACGTGGATATCCAGGTTACATGTACACTGATCTGGCAACCATCTATGAACGAGCTGGACGTATTGAAGGGCGCAAAGGATCCATCACCCAAATTCCTATTTTGACCATGCCCAATGATG ATATTACACATCCAACTCCAGATCTTACAGGTTATATTACTGAGGGGCAGATATACATTGACAGACAACTTTACAATAGGCAG ATATACCCTCCAATCAATGTCCTGCCATCATTGTCTCGTCTAATGAAG AGTGCTATTGGTGAGGGTATGACTCGTAGGGATCACTCCGACGTGTCTAACCAG CTCTATGCAAACTATGCCATCGGAAAGGATGTTCAAGCAATGAAAGCCGTGGTCGGAGAAGAAGCACTTTCCTCAGAAGATCTG CTATATCTTGAGTTCCTCGATAAATTCGAGAAGAAGTTTGTTGCTCAGGGGGCGTATGACACCCGCAATATCTTTCAGTCGCTCGATCTGGCATGGACACTCCTCCGGATCTTCCCCCGAGAACTGCTCCATCGTATCCCAGCAAAGACGCTTGACCAATACTACAGCAGGGATGCATCCAACTGA
- the LOC125194935 gene encoding serine/threonine protein phosphatase 2A 57 kDa regulatory subunit B' alpha isoform-like, with protein sequence MGVHRNSPKSKKMKANTLKSLLELDSMYRRRSSEHYGILSLISHCSYTSTFINPSESPSLQCLKRDKLIKLLSLLKQMRNGPCLPDEVLSPLFSMIQDHLFRRLPPPSTSILLDDDDLIATPAATWPHLQPVYDILLCLVINMEPKTLGEYIKDSFILNLLALFKSDDLRERESLKKLCHQIYSKFHGSRSFMRKAMNDVFLHYTFEGNEKHAGIGDLLEIWGTIINGFSVPLKEEHRLFLMRVLMPLHRPKGMQAYHKQLAYCVHQFVEKEPVLGVAVVRGILRYWPTTNCHKEIVLIGELEDLVENMETEEYKAIALPLCKRITKCFNSQNSQVAERALYMWNNERFVKMVIQAEAVEEVLSVVVEGMEKNVRGHWSKSVRQLTQNVKEMLVEMEPVLYARCLAQLDHSHSEVETKRKQKWERVEMAAKLNQFIQESLRSGLPD encoded by the exons ATGGGCGTTCACCGGAATAGCCCAAAgtcgaagaagatgaaggcGAACACACTGAAATCTCTTCTCGAACTTGATTCCATGTACAGGCGTAGAAGCTCAGAGCATTATGGGATTCTCTCTTTAATTTCACACTGCTCTTACACATCCACATTCATCAATCCATCAGAATCGCCCTCGTTGCAATGCCTGAAGCGCGATAAGCTCATCAAGCTTCTCTCTCTGCTAAAGCAAATGAGAAACGGTCCATGCCTGCCCGATGAAGTCCTCTCGCCCCTCTTCTCTATGATACAGGACCACCTCTTCCGGCGCCTCCCGCCTCCCAGCACCTCCATCTTGCTAGACGACGACGACCTCATTGCCACCCCGGCTGCCACCTGGCCCCACCTCCAGCCCGTCTACGACATCCTCCTCTGCCTAGTCATCAACATGGAGCCTAAAACGCTAGGAGAGTATATCAAAGACTCCTTCATCCTCAACCTGCTGGCGCTCTTCAAGTCCGATGACCTGAGGGAGCGAGAGAGCTTGAAGAAACTGTGCCACCAGATATACTCTAAGTTCCATGGCTCGAGATCTTTCATGAGGAAAGCAATGAACGATGTTTTCTTGCATTATACGTTCGAGGGTAATGAGAAGCATGCGGGGATTGGGGATTTGCTTGAGATATGGGGGACGATCATCAATGGATTTAGCGTCCCGTTGAAGGAGGAGCATAGGCTTTTCTTGATGAGGGTTCTGATGCCGTTGCACCGGCCTAAAGGGATGCAGGCGTATCACAAGCAGTTGGCTTACTGTGTGCATCAGTTTGTGGAGAAGGAACCGGTGCTCGGGGTGGCTGTGGTTAGGGGGATTCTACGATATTGGCCGACGACCAATTGCCACAAAGAAATTGTGCTGATAGGAGAGTTGGAAGATTTGGTTGAGAACATGGAGACTGAGGAGTATAAGGCTATTGCTTTGCCTTTGTGCAAACGGATAACAAAGTGCTTCAACAGTCAAAACTCGCAG GTTGCAGAACGAGCGTTGTACATGTGGAACAACGAGCGGTTTGTGAAGATGGTGATCCAAGCAGAAGCAGTAGAAGAGGTGCTATCCGTGGTAGTGGAAGGAATGGAGAAGAATGTGAGAGGGCATTGGAGCAAAAGCGTGCGTCAGCTGACACAGAATGTGAAGGAGATGCTGGTGGAGATGGAGCCTGTGCTCTATGCCCGGTGCCTAGCACAGCTCGATCATAGCCACTCGGAGGTGGAGACGAAGCGGAAACAGAAGTGGGAGAGAGTGGAAATGGCAGCGAAACTCAACCAATTCATCCAAGAGTCTCTCAGATCAGGCCTTCCCGATTAA